One genomic segment of Methanothermococcus okinawensis IH1 includes these proteins:
- a CDS encoding RraA family protein: MRFLKEVSVPNLCDAGARVLKDIKPINQYQKIVFGEALTVRTTANEWGTTVKAISYGRNKVIVIDAEGAKTAIWGGLATLNAKLKGVIAVVVDGSVRDIEDIHYLKFPVFSRYNVPNAGKPLDNGEINIPIVCGGELIHPGDIIVGDCNGVAVIERNKINEVIENVKAIKKKEENIKNKIMRGIDLKDILNLK; this comes from the coding sequence ATGAGATTTTTAAAAGAAGTATCTGTTCCAAATCTATGTGATGCTGGTGCAAGGGTGTTAAAAGATATTAAACCGATAAATCAGTATCAAAAAATCGTTTTTGGAGAGGCTCTCACTGTAAGAACCACAGCAAATGAGTGGGGAACTACTGTGAAGGCTATAAGCTATGGAAGAAATAAGGTAATAGTTATTGATGCAGAAGGAGCTAAAACTGCGATATGGGGCGGATTGGCAACTTTAAATGCAAAACTAAAAGGAGTAATAGCTGTTGTAGTTGATGGGAGTGTAAGGGATATTGAGGACATACATTATTTAAAATTTCCCGTATTTTCAAGATACAATGTTCCAAATGCAGGAAAACCATTGGATAATGGAGAGATTAATATTCCCATTGTATGTGGGGGTGAGCTCATACATCCAGGGGACATTATTGTTGGAGATTGCAACGGTGTTGCAGTTATTGAAAGGAATAAAATAAATGAAGTAATAGAAAATGTAAAGGCCATAAAAAAGAAAGAAGAGAACATAAAAAATAAAATAATGAGAGGAATAGATTTAAAAGATATTTTAAATTTAAAATAA
- a CDS encoding Coenzyme F420 hydrogenase/dehydrogenase, beta subunit C-terminal domain codes for MKSYLNLKEEVWDKNTCSGCGACVAVCPVDNIYFKEDSPVKFVCDECACIIAPVEEIEHPVSAEFCKVTLYDVPCGACYDACPRTEKPLIPSIKKGLGRILEKLKAKSKIEVKNPQSGGVVTAILANAFDEGIIDGALVMMEDKWTMEPKSYLATSKDEVLKASGSRYNWNVPILKALKEAVMVKKLNRIAVVGTPCVMNAVYQIMASENDLLKPFKNAIRLKIGLFCFETYDYDKMMEILEKHNINPWDVQKMDIEKGKLIVKLMNGNSIEFKLKDVEHAMRAGCKVCGDFTGIASDISVGNVGTPEGYSTVLVRNEWGKGFIDRAQDNGYIEVEDNVDIEAVEKLVKLKKSRICNKK; via the coding sequence ATGAAATCATATTTGAATTTAAAAGAGGAAGTATGGGATAAAAATACATGTTCTGGATGTGGTGCTTGTGTGGCAGTCTGTCCCGTGGATAATATATATTTCAAAGAGGATAGCCCTGTAAAATTTGTATGTGATGAATGTGCCTGTATTATAGCTCCTGTGGAAGAAATAGAACATCCTGTTTCTGCTGAATTCTGTAAGGTTACTCTTTACGATGTTCCATGCGGTGCCTGTTATGATGCCTGCCCAAGAACAGAAAAACCGCTTATTCCTTCAATTAAAAAAGGACTTGGCAGAATATTGGAAAAGTTAAAGGCAAAATCAAAAATTGAAGTGAAAAATCCTCAAAGTGGTGGAGTTGTTACTGCAATTTTAGCAAATGCCTTTGATGAGGGCATTATTGACGGAGCTCTTGTAATGATGGAAGACAAATGGACTATGGAACCAAAGTCATATTTAGCAACATCAAAAGATGAAGTTTTAAAAGCCTCTGGAAGTAGATATAACTGGAATGTTCCAATATTGAAGGCATTAAAAGAGGCAGTAATGGTTAAAAAATTAAATAGAATAGCAGTAGTTGGAACACCCTGTGTAATGAATGCAGTTTATCAAATAATGGCATCAGAAAATGACCTCTTAAAACCATTTAAAAATGCCATAAGGTTAAAAATAGGTCTTTTCTGTTTTGAAACCTACGATTACGATAAAATGATGGAAATATTGGAAAAACATAATATAAATCCATGGGATGTTCAAAAGATGGATATAGAAAAAGGTAAATTGATAGTCAAACTTATGAATGGAAATTCCATTGAATTCAAATTAAAAGATGTAGAACATGCTATGAGGGCAGGATGCAAAGTATGTGGTGATTTCACAGGTATTGCATCCGACATATCAGTAGGCAATGTTGGAACACCTGAGGGATATTCAACAGTTTTGGTAAGAAATGAATGGGGTAAAGGATTTATTGATAGAGCTCAGGATAATGGATATATTGAAGTTGAAGATAATGTTGATATAGAAGCAGTAGAAAAACTTGTGAAATTAAAAAAGAGTAGAATATGTAATAAAAAATAA
- a CDS encoding GltB/FmdC/FwdC-like GXGXG domain-containing protein, producing the protein MEVIVDAKDLEYRELNEKIHEILNKNPNIKKIILKNVLGQRFIGNGIQKKDLIIEIHGIPGGDLGMFMNGPTIIVYGNTDHAPGNTMDDGKIVIHGSGGDVTGHSMRGGRIFVRDNVGYRSGIHMKEYNDKFPVLVVGGTAKDFLGEYMAGGIVIILNIDNKGNDLGKIKGKMIGTGIHGGSIYIRGNVDKSQLGVAADIKEFTEEDKKRITPYIEEFCKEFGLSDELKNKLINSKYTKIAPISKRPFEKLYTPDLR; encoded by the coding sequence ATGGAAGTGATAGTGGATGCAAAAGACCTTGAATATCGGGAATTAAACGAAAAAATCCATGAAATATTGAATAAAAACCCAAATATAAAAAAAATTATTTTAAAAAATGTTTTAGGTCAAAGATTTATAGGAAATGGTATCCAAAAAAAAGATTTAATTATTGAAATACATGGAATCCCTGGCGGAGACCTTGGAATGTTTATGAATGGTCCCACAATTATAGTTTATGGCAATACAGACCATGCCCCTGGAAATACCATGGATGATGGTAAGATTGTTATACATGGAAGTGGAGGAGATGTAACAGGACATTCAATGAGAGGGGGGCGGATATTTGTAAGAGATAATGTTGGTTATAGAAGCGGTATTCACATGAAGGAATATAACGATAAATTCCCAGTATTAGTAGTTGGAGGAACTGCTAAGGACTTTTTGGGAGAGTATATGGCAGGAGGAATTGTTATTATATTGAATATTGATAATAAAGGAAATGATTTGGGTAAAATTAAAGGAAAAATGATTGGAACAGGTATTCACGGTGGGAGCATATATATTAGAGGAAATGTAGATAAATCACAGCTTGGAGTAGCTGCCGATATTAAAGAATTTACAGAAGAAGATAAAAAAAGAATTACTCCATATATAGAGGAATTTTGTAAAGAATTTGGTTTAAGTGATGAATTAAAAAATAAATTGATAAATTCAAAATATACTAAAATAGCTCCAATATCGAAAAGACCGTTTGAAAAATTATATACTCCTGATTTGAGGTAA
- a CDS encoding glutamate synthase-related protein, producing the protein MIPSTVPPKYRVEVNPERCMLCERCVNQCSWGVFRRDGNRIITYSNRCGACQRCVSMCPRDAITIHENPICWREHPLWTKEAREDIINQSRTGCILLSGMGNAKEYPIYYDKIVLDACQVTNPSIDPLREPMELRTYIGKKPKKLEFDFVEEEIDGKKIKKAKLKTKIAPNLKLETPIMIAHMSYGALSLNAHKAMAKAVKECGTYMGTGEGGLHRALYPYADHIITQIASGRFGVNEEYLSKGAAIEIKIGQGAKPGIGGHLPGEKVSAEVSMTRMIPEGSDAISPAPHHDIYSIEDLAQLVRSLKEATRWKVPVFVKIAAVHNVAAIANGIATSDADAVVIDGFKGGTGAAPKVFRDNVGIPIEMAIAAVDKRLREEGVRNEISIIASGGIRNSADVFKSIALGADAVYIGTAVMIAMGCRVCGRCYTGQCAWGIATQKPELVKRLDVEEASKRVANLINAWTLEIKELLGAAGINSIESLRGNRDRLRGVGLSEVELKALGIKQAGL; encoded by the coding sequence ATGATACCTTCAACAGTTCCACCAAAGTATAGGGTTGAAGTTAATCCCGAGAGATGCATGCTTTGTGAAAGATGTGTAAATCAATGTTCATGGGGAGTTTTTAGAAGAGATGGAAACAGAATTATAACCTACTCAAATAGATGTGGTGCATGTCAAAGATGTGTTTCAATGTGTCCAAGGGATGCAATAACAATTCATGAGAATCCGATATGTTGGAGAGAACATCCTTTATGGACAAAAGAAGCCAGAGAAGATATAATAAACCAATCCAGAACAGGATGTATATTGTTAAGCGGTATGGGAAATGCAAAGGAATATCCAATATATTATGATAAAATTGTTTTAGATGCTTGTCAGGTTACAAATCCATCCATAGACCCATTAAGAGAACCTATGGAATTAAGAACTTACATCGGCAAGAAACCTAAAAAATTAGAATTTGATTTTGTTGAAGAAGAAATTGATGGTAAAAAAATTAAAAAGGCAAAATTAAAAACCAAAATAGCTCCAAACTTAAAGTTGGAAACACCGATAATGATAGCCCACATGTCATACGGAGCTCTGTCATTAAATGCCCATAAGGCAATGGCAAAGGCAGTTAAAGAATGTGGAACATATATGGGAACAGGAGAAGGAGGATTACATAGAGCTCTTTATCCCTATGCTGACCATATCATTACCCAGATAGCAAGTGGTAGATTTGGGGTTAATGAGGAGTATCTTTCAAAAGGGGCAGCAATTGAAATAAAAATAGGTCAAGGAGCAAAACCTGGAATTGGAGGACACCTTCCAGGAGAAAAGGTATCGGCTGAGGTTTCAATGACAAGAATGATTCCAGAAGGTAGCGATGCTATTTCTCCAGCTCCTCACCATGATATTTATTCAATTGAGGATTTAGCACAGCTTGTAAGGAGTTTGAAAGAAGCTACAAGATGGAAAGTTCCAGTATTTGTTAAAATTGCTGCGGTTCATAATGTTGCAGCTATTGCAAATGGTATAGCAACATCTGATGCTGATGCCGTTGTAATAGATGGATTTAAAGGAGGAACAGGTGCTGCTCCTAAGGTATTTAGGGATAATGTTGGAATACCAATAGAAATGGCTATTGCAGCAGTTGATAAGAGACTTAGAGAAGAAGGCGTAAGAAACGAAATAAGTATTATAGCAAGTGGAGGAATTAGAAATTCCGCCGATGTATTTAAATCAATAGCACTTGGTGCAGATGCCGTTTATATTGGAACAGCAGTAATGATTGCAATGGGATGTAGGGTATGCGGTAGATGCTATACGGGACAGTGTGCTTGGGGTATAGCAACCCAAAAACCTGAGCTCGTAAAAAGGTTAGATGTTGAAGAGGCTTCTAAGAGGGTAGCTAATCTTATAAATGCTTGGACTCTTGAAATTAAAGAATTGCTTGGTGCCGCAGGAATTAACTCCATTGAAAGTTTAAGGGGAAACAGAGATAGATTAAGAGGTGTAGGATTAAGTGAAGTGGAATTAAAAGCACTTGGAATTAAGCAGGCAGGACTATAA